Proteins co-encoded in one Thermochromatium tepidum ATCC 43061 genomic window:
- the tnpA gene encoding IS200/IS605 family transposase, giving the protein MVDIVTNRNCVYQTAYHVIWCPKYRRDVLTGLVAEEMGAMLDAICAERGWPMISKEIQPDHVHLFVSIPPAIAVADAVKILKGTTARKLFQRFPWLKNRLLDGHLWSPSYYVGTAGNVSAETIRRYIERSEHVTKRR; this is encoded by the coding sequence ATGGTTGACATAGTAACCAACAGGAACTGCGTCTATCAAACGGCATACCATGTGATCTGGTGTCCGAAGTATCGGCGAGATGTACTGACGGGACTGGTGGCAGAGGAAATGGGGGCGATGCTGGATGCGATTTGCGCGGAGCGCGGCTGGCCGATGATCTCCAAAGAGATTCAGCCCGACCACGTTCACCTGTTTGTCAGCATCCCGCCTGCCATTGCTGTGGCCGATGCCGTAAAAATCCTGAAAGGGACAACGGCGCGCAAGCTGTTTCAGCGGTTTCCGTGGCTCAAGAACCGCCTTTTGGACGGGCATCTGTGGTCGCCCTCCTACTATGTCGGCACGGCAGGTAACGTCAGCGCCGAGACGATCCGGCGCTACATCGAACGATCCGAACACGTCACCAAGCGGCGATAA
- a CDS encoding Uma2 family endonuclease: protein MEWSQVLQDPVLKDLPYKIELNEDGHIVMSPASNLHGYLQSRLVMELAKKIDDGKLLVETSIQTSKNVKVVDVCWASSRFIEKFGFETPYPKAPELCIEVRSPTNTDREMNEKIELYLAKGALEVWICESEGQMRFFCHEGEIAESGLVPGFPTHIRV from the coding sequence ATGGAATGGAGCCAGGTCTTGCAAGACCCCGTACTCAAGGATCTTCCATACAAAATCGAACTCAACGAGGACGGCCATATCGTCATGAGTCCGGCGTCGAATCTCCATGGATATTTGCAATCGCGACTCGTCATGGAGCTGGCAAAAAAGATCGACGACGGCAAACTCCTGGTCGAGACGAGCATCCAGACCTCCAAGAACGTCAAAGTGGTAGATGTATGCTGGGCATCCTCTCGGTTCATCGAAAAATTTGGATTCGAGACACCTTACCCAAAAGCCCCTGAACTGTGCATCGAGGTTCGATCACCCACCAATACTGACAGAGAGATGAACGAGAAGATCGAACTCTATCTTGCCAAGGGCGCTCTAGAGGTGTGGATCTGCGAGAGCGAAGGACAGATGAGATTTTTTTGTCATGAAGGCGAAATCGCGGAATCTGGGCTTGTCCCCGGATTTCCAACACACATTCGCGTTTGA